In Trichocoleus sp. FACHB-46, the genomic stretch CTCTAAGTGATGAATGCCAATAAAGGGCTTTTGATGCACTAGGGCCAAGGTTTTAGCGGCTGTAAGGCCGACGAGTAGAGCACCCACTAACCCAGGGGCACAAGTAGCGGCAATGCCATCAATCGCAGACCAATCGAGCGACGCTTCCTGAAACGCTTGAGCGATCGCTAGATTAATCATCTCTACATGATGACGGGAGGCAACTTCTGGTACAACGCCGCCATATTGTTGATGAATATCAATCTGAGAAGAAACAATACTACTTAAAACTTGACGATTTTTAACAATCGCGACCGCTGTTTCATCACAACTTGTTTCAAGTGCTAAAACCGTTGCCATTCGCTGGTAATTTTTTGAATGAATGAGCTACTTCTAGTAACTTAAAACTTTACTGGGTCTACTCGGAAGAGTATGATTGCTTCCAAGTTCAGCAAACTTTCCTGTACAAATAGCGTAATCTTTTTGTACAACAAACTTTGAGTTTTGTAACAAAAGGAAATGATTCCATGCAACGACTGTTTGCTTTAGTTCTCATTGTTTGCCTCTGGCTAGGCATGGCCCCCCCTGCCTCAGCAGATGTAGCTGGGTTAGTTCCCTGCGGTGAGACTCCTGCTTTTCAGCAACGTCTAAATAACACTGTGAGAAGCCAAGAGGCTCGCTTACAAAAATATGATCCCAACAGCGATTCTGCTGCAATTATCAAAGGCAGAATTGATCGGGCTCGGGAACGGTTTGCACGCTATGAAGGGATGCTTTGCGGCCCTGAAGGTCTGCCCCGTTTAATCACCGATGGTCGCCCTAGCCACTGGGGTGATTTCCAATATCCTGGGCTGCTTTTCTTGTATCTAGCTGGCTGGTTAGGTTGGTCTGGCCGTAGCTATATCAGGACTGTGAAAAAGAGCGAATATCCAGAATACAGCGAAATTCAAATCAATGTACCTCTGGCGATTCAATGCTTTATTGGTGGGTTGCTGTGGCCTTTGGCAGCAATAAAAGAATTGATCAGCGGAGAGCTAGTTGAAAAAGAGGAAAACATCCCTGTTTCTCCTCGTTAAAACAGTCCTCTAAACTCCATTGCAAGAGTTTAGGTGATTCTCTCTTCGTTTTCATTTTCGTAATTTCTCCTTTAGCTTGTTCTTAGGAGTTTGGTATGAACGATTTTGTCAAGTATCTGTCTAATGCTCCTGTGTTAGCAGTGTTGTTTGTGAGTGGTGCCCTGACAGCGTTTATTCTGATCAATAAAACGTTTCCAGACGGTCTTTTTCTGTCTCCTTAGGCTACACTAAGAATTTCTTTTTCCTAGAATTCTTACTTTGCTAAAGTTAGCCAGCCTTGGTTCTAGAAAGATCAAGGTTTTTAACTTGAGAAACTCGCGATCGCCCTTTTGAAATCGCGAGTTTCCTAGCCGAACCAATGGTGACCGAAGTGTAAAATTAATTTTTTTTAAGTGCACTTTGGTCCCAGGAGTGAGAATAAATTTCTCACCTAAAATAGGGCTACAACGTTATTAACTAAAAGAGCAATATGGTACCCGTAGACGCGATAGATAGATCAAAAGATCGCTTAGGCGATCCGAGAAACCGGGAAGTCGTTCGTCCAGCAGGCGGCGACCCTCAAACTGGTAATTTGGAAACCCCAATTAACGCCTCAGGTTTCACAGAAGCTTTCATTAATAACCTACCTGCTTATCGCCGTGGTCTTTCTCCATTACGGCGTGGTCTAGAAGTGGGGATGGCTCATGGTTACTGGCTCATTGGCCCCTTTGCCAAGCTAGGCCCCTTGAGAGATACAGATGTGGCAAACTTAGCTGGTTTGCTGTCCACAGTTGGCTTAGTTGTTATCTCAACTATTGCCCTATCCTTGTACGCAAACAGCTGCCCTCCTGATCCAACCAAAACCATTACTACTCCAAATCCTCCAGCGGCTTTGACTACCGCAGAAGGATGGAATGAGTATGCTAGTGGCTTCCTAATTGGTGGAATTGGCGGAGCAGCTTTTGCTTACGCCTTACTCGCCAATATCCAGCTGCTACAAAATCTGTTCTAGTAATTCTTGACCAGAATCTAGAATTATTTCTGAGGCAGTCAATCGTTCACTTTTAGTCTCTAAAGTTGCCAGCTTGATAATTTACTTCACTGGTACCTTTAGTAGGAATGGAAGTGTGATTGACTGCCTTAATTTATGGCTTTAACTGCAAGCTAGGCGCTATAGCAGTGAACGGGGGCAAGCAAAGCCGCCTCAATCTCAGTTAAAGCTTTTTCAAAATCGTCGTTGATGATTTGAATATCGAACTCGCTGGCGGCGTCGATTTCGGCTCGTGCCCTCTGCAACCGTCGAGCGATCGCGTCTTCCGAGTCTTGCCCGCG encodes the following:
- a CDS encoding Photosystem I reaction center subunit IX (Enables the organization of the psaE and psaF subunits) codes for the protein MNDFVKYLSNAPVLAVLFVSGALTAFILINKTFPDGLFLSP
- a CDS encoding Photosystem I reaction center subunit III, translated to MQRLFALVLIVCLWLGMAPPASADVAGLVPCGETPAFQQRLNNTVRSQEARLQKYDPNSDSAAIIKGRIDRARERFARYEGMLCGPEGLPRLITDGRPSHWGDFQYPGLLFLYLAGWLGWSGRSYIRTVKKSEYPEYSEIQINVPLAIQCFIGGLLWPLAAIKELISGELVEKEENIPVSPR
- a CDS encoding photosystem I reaction center subunit XI, translating into MVPVDAIDRSKDRLGDPRNREVVRPAGGDPQTGNLETPINASGFTEAFINNLPAYRRGLSPLRRGLEVGMAHGYWLIGPFAKLGPLRDTDVANLAGLLSTVGLVVISTIALSLYANSCPPDPTKTITTPNPPAALTTAEGWNEYASGFLIGGIGGAAFAYALLANIQLLQNLF